A single region of the Neotabrizicola shimadae genome encodes:
- the fdhF gene encoding formate dehydrogenase subunit alpha, translating to MKDFIIPDRDFGTPAAKSKTLVTLTIDGFDVTVPEGTSIMRAAAEIGIQVPKLCATDSVDAFGSCRLCLVEIEGRAGTPASCTTPVAPGLKVHTQTGKLKQLRRGVMELYISDHPLDCLTCSANGDCELQDMAGAVGLRDVRYEAVDTHFRAKNTSGEANPQWKAKDESNPYFTYDPAKCIVCSRCVRACEEVQGTFALTIEGRGFDSRVSFGMRSDTALSSDCVSCGACVQACPTATLQEKSIIEIGTPSHSVITTCAYCGVGCQFKAEMRGDELVRMTPYKNGKANRGHSCVKGRFAWGYATHKDRILKPMIRDAITDPWREVTWAEAMEFAASRITALQAKYGRQSVGVITSSRCTNEETYLVQKLARAVFLNNNTDTCARVCHSPTGYGLGQTFGTSAGTQDFDSVEAADVIMVIGANPAAGHPVFASRMKKRLRKGAKLIVVDPRRTETVEGAHYKAAHHLALTPGTNVAVVSALAHVIVTEKLYNEDFIRSRCDWDEFMDYAEFISQPRHSPEAVQMVTGVPAEEIRGAARLYATGGNAAIYYGLGVTEHSQGSTTVIGIANLAMLTGNIGRPGVGVNPLRGQNNVQGSCDMGSFPHELPGYRHVKGPEVRAIFEKAWGVQIDPEPGLRIPNMLDAAVDGTFKGLYCQGEDILQSDPDTHHVAAGLAAMECVIVHDLFLNETANYAHVFFPGSSFLEKDGTFTNAERRINRVRKVMAPKAHYADWEVTQMLANAILEKAGRPTWTYTHPAQVMDEIALTTPSFARVTYDLLDEMGSVQWPCNDKAPEGTPTMHIDGFVRGKGRFIVTEYVPTDEKSGPRFPLLLTTGRILSQYNVGAQTRRTANTTWHPEDVLEIHPHDAENRGIHEGDWVRLASRSGETTLRATITDKVAPGVVYTTFHHPDTQANVITTDFSDWATNCPEYKVTAVQVSPSNGPTEWQEEYSAQAALSRRILAAE from the coding sequence ATGAAGGACTTCATCATTCCCGACCGCGATTTCGGCACCCCGGCGGCGAAGTCGAAAACCCTGGTGACGCTGACCATCGACGGCTTTGACGTGACGGTGCCCGAAGGCACCTCGATCATGCGCGCCGCGGCGGAAATCGGCATCCAGGTGCCGAAGCTCTGCGCCACCGACTCGGTCGATGCCTTCGGCTCCTGCCGCCTGTGCCTGGTCGAGATCGAGGGCCGCGCCGGCACGCCGGCCTCCTGCACCACGCCGGTCGCCCCCGGCCTGAAGGTCCACACCCAGACCGGCAAGCTGAAGCAGCTGCGCCGCGGGGTGATGGAGCTTTACATCTCGGACCACCCGCTGGACTGCCTCACCTGCTCGGCCAACGGCGATTGCGAGCTGCAGGACATGGCCGGCGCCGTGGGGCTGCGCGATGTGCGGTATGAAGCCGTGGACACGCATTTCCGCGCCAAGAACACCAGTGGCGAGGCCAATCCGCAGTGGAAGGCCAAGGACGAATCCAACCCCTATTTCACCTATGACCCGGCGAAGTGCATCGTCTGCTCGCGCTGCGTGCGCGCGTGCGAGGAAGTGCAGGGCACCTTCGCGCTGACGATCGAGGGTCGCGGCTTCGACAGCCGCGTGTCCTTCGGGATGCGGTCCGATACGGCGCTGTCCTCTGACTGCGTGTCCTGCGGCGCCTGCGTCCAGGCCTGCCCGACCGCCACCCTTCAGGAAAAGTCGATCATCGAGATCGGCACGCCGTCCCATTCCGTCATCACCACCTGCGCCTATTGCGGTGTCGGCTGCCAGTTCAAGGCCGAGATGCGCGGCGACGAGCTGGTGCGGATGACACCCTACAAGAACGGCAAGGCCAACCGCGGCCATTCCTGTGTGAAGGGCCGCTTCGCCTGGGGCTATGCGACCCACAAGGACCGCATCCTGAAGCCGATGATCCGCGACGCGATCACCGATCCGTGGCGCGAAGTCACCTGGGCCGAGGCGATGGAGTTCGCCGCCAGCCGCATCACCGCGCTTCAGGCGAAATACGGCCGCCAGTCGGTGGGCGTCATCACCTCCAGCCGCTGCACCAACGAGGAAACCTACCTCGTGCAGAAGCTGGCCCGCGCGGTCTTTCTGAACAACAACACCGACACCTGCGCCCGGGTCTGCCATTCGCCCACCGGCTATGGCCTTGGCCAGACCTTCGGTACCTCGGCCGGCACGCAGGATTTCGACTCGGTCGAGGCGGCCGATGTCATCATGGTGATCGGCGCCAACCCCGCCGCCGGCCACCCGGTCTTTGCCAGCCGCATGAAGAAGCGCCTGCGCAAGGGCGCGAAGCTGATCGTCGTGGATCCGCGCCGCACCGAAACCGTGGAAGGCGCGCATTACAAGGCCGCGCATCACCTGGCGCTGACTCCGGGGACCAATGTGGCCGTGGTCTCGGCGCTGGCGCATGTGATCGTCACCGAGAAACTCTACAACGAGGACTTCATCCGGTCGCGCTGCGACTGGGACGAGTTCATGGACTATGCCGAGTTCATTTCGCAGCCGCGCCACTCGCCCGAGGCGGTGCAGATGGTAACGGGCGTTCCGGCCGAGGAAATCCGCGGTGCCGCGCGGCTTTACGCCACCGGCGGCAATGCGGCGATCTACTACGGCCTGGGCGTGACGGAACACAGCCAGGGCTCCACCACGGTGATCGGCATCGCGAACCTCGCCATGCTGACCGGCAACATCGGCCGGCCGGGCGTGGGCGTGAACCCGCTGCGCGGCCAGAACAACGTGCAGGGCTCCTGCGACATGGGGTCCTTCCCGCATGAACTGCCGGGCTATCGCCATGTGAAGGGGCCGGAAGTCCGCGCGATCTTCGAAAAGGCCTGGGGCGTGCAGATCGACCCGGAGCCCGGCCTGCGCATCCCCAACATGCTGGACGCCGCGGTGGATGGCACGTTCAAGGGCCTGTACTGCCAGGGCGAGGACATCCTGCAATCCGACCCCGATACACATCACGTCGCGGCCGGCCTCGCGGCAATGGAATGTGTCATCGTGCACGACCTGTTCCTGAACGAGACGGCGAATTACGCCCATGTGTTCTTCCCCGGCTCGTCCTTCCTGGAAAAGGACGGAACCTTCACCAATGCCGAACGCCGCATCAACCGCGTGCGCAAGGTGATGGCCCCGAAGGCACACTATGCCGACTGGGAAGTGACGCAGATGCTGGCCAATGCCATCCTGGAAAAGGCGGGCCGCCCGACCTGGACCTACACCCACCCGGCGCAGGTGATGGACGAAATCGCGCTGACCACGCCCAGCTTCGCCCGTGTGACCTATGACCTGCTGGACGAAATGGGCTCGGTCCAGTGGCCTTGCAACGACAAGGCGCCGGAAGGCACGCCCACCATGCACATCGACGGCTTCGTGCGCGGCAAGGGCCGGTTCATCGTCACGGAATACGTGCCCACCGATGAAAAGTCCGGTCCGCGCTTCCCGCTTCTTCTGACCACGGGGCGGATCCTCAGCCAGTACAACGTGGGCGCGCAGACCCGCCGCACCGCGAACACCACCTGGCACCCCGAAGATGTGCTGGAAATCCACCCGCACGATGCCGAGAACCGCGGCATCCACGAAGGCGACTGGGTGCGGCTGGCCAGCCGGTCGGGCGAGACGACGCTGCGCGCCACCATCACCGACAAGGTGGCGCCGGGCGTGGTTTACACCACGTTCCACCACCCCGACACGCAGGCCAACGTGATCACCACCGATTTCTCGGACTGGGCGACCAACTGCCCGGAATACAAGGTGACGGCGGTGCAGGTCTCGCCCTCGAACGGCCCGACCGAGTGGCAGGAGGAATACTCCGCCCAGGCCGCGCTGTCGCGGCGCATCCTCGCGGCGGAATGA
- a CDS encoding DUF4287 domain-containing protein, translating into MSEKVKGPASYFPSIEAKYGQPMQHWFDAIAGMLDRPHMQIVAFLKDTHGMGHGHANAIVAHQLAAKKGTAA; encoded by the coding sequence ATGAGCGAAAAGGTCAAGGGCCCCGCCTCCTATTTCCCCTCGATCGAGGCGAAGTATGGCCAGCCGATGCAGCACTGGTTCGACGCCATCGCAGGAATGCTGGACAGGCCGCACATGCAGATTGTCGCCTTTCTGAAAGACACCCACGGCATGGGCCACGGCCATGCCAATGCCATCGTCGCCCACCAGCTTGCCGCCAAGAAAGGGACCGCCGCATGA
- a CDS encoding formate dehydrogenase beta subunit: MRVYVPLDAAAKALGADEVAAAIQAEAARRGVEITLVRNGSRGMVWLEPLVEVATDLGRMAFGPMTTADVAALFEDLKAHPKALGLTEELPWMLRQTRLTFARCGVIDPLSLDEYELHHGLKGLKRALSLSDADIVAEVRESGLRGRGGAGFPTGIKWETVRTAKADQKYIVCNADEGDSATFADRMLMEGDPFTLIEGMAIAGLAVGATKGYIYTRSEYPDAVSQMTRAIQIARAAGVLGPSVLGSGRAFDMEVRVGAGAYVCGEETSLLNSLEGKRGTVRAKPPLPALQGFLGKPTVVNNVISLASVPVILDRGAAFYKNFGMGRSQGTMALQLAGNVKFGGLFETAFGLTLGEIVDDIGGGTATGRPVKAVQVGGPLGAWFPRALFDTPFTYEDFATRGGLIGHAGLTVADDSVDMLKMARFALEFCAIESCGKCTPCRLGAVRGVETVDRIARGDAAAIPLLTDLCDTMKAGSLCALGGFTPYPVMSALTHFPDDFAVMREAAE; the protein is encoded by the coding sequence ATGCGGGTCTATGTTCCCCTGGATGCCGCCGCAAAGGCGCTTGGCGCGGATGAGGTGGCGGCGGCCATTCAGGCCGAGGCCGCGCGGCGCGGGGTCGAGATCACTCTGGTGCGCAACGGCAGCCGCGGCATGGTCTGGCTGGAGCCGCTGGTCGAGGTGGCAACCGACCTGGGCCGCATGGCGTTCGGCCCGATGACGACGGCGGATGTGGCCGCGCTGTTCGAAGACCTGAAGGCTCATCCCAAGGCGCTTGGCCTGACCGAGGAACTGCCCTGGATGCTGCGCCAGACGCGGCTGACCTTCGCGCGCTGCGGCGTGATCGACCCGCTGTCGCTTGACGAATACGAACTTCACCACGGGCTGAAGGGCCTGAAGCGGGCACTTTCCTTGTCTGATGCCGACATCGTGGCGGAAGTGCGCGAGTCCGGGCTGCGCGGCCGGGGCGGCGCGGGCTTTCCCACAGGCATCAAGTGGGAAACCGTCCGCACCGCCAAGGCCGATCAGAAATACATCGTCTGCAACGCCGACGAGGGCGACAGCGCCACCTTCGCCGACCGGATGCTGATGGAGGGCGACCCCTTCACCCTGATCGAGGGTATGGCGATTGCCGGCCTCGCCGTGGGGGCGACGAAGGGCTATATCTATACCCGTTCGGAATATCCCGATGCGGTGTCCCAGATGACCAGGGCCATCCAGATCGCCCGCGCCGCGGGCGTGCTGGGGCCATCGGTCCTGGGTTCGGGCCGTGCCTTCGACATGGAGGTGCGGGTCGGCGCCGGAGCCTATGTCTGCGGCGAGGAAACCTCGCTCCTGAACTCGCTGGAAGGCAAGCGCGGCACGGTGCGCGCCAAGCCGCCGCTGCCGGCGCTGCAAGGCTTCCTCGGCAAGCCGACGGTTGTGAACAACGTCATCTCGCTGGCCTCTGTGCCGGTGATCCTGGATCGCGGCGCGGCCTTCTACAAGAACTTCGGCATGGGCCGGTCGCAGGGCACCATGGCGCTGCAACTGGCCGGGAACGTGAAATTCGGCGGCCTGTTCGAAACCGCCTTCGGCCTGACCCTGGGCGAGATCGTGGACGACATCGGCGGCGGTACCGCCACGGGCCGCCCAGTCAAGGCGGTGCAGGTCGGCGGCCCGCTTGGCGCCTGGTTCCCCCGTGCCCTGTTCGACACGCCGTTTACCTACGAGGATTTCGCGACCCGCGGCGGGCTGATCGGCCATGCCGGGCTGACCGTGGCCGACGACAGCGTGGACATGCTGAAGATGGCCCGCTTCGCGCTGGAGTTCTGCGCCATTGAATCCTGCGGCAAATGCACCCCCTGCCGTCTGGGCGCGGTGCGCGGCGTGGAAACGGTGGACCGCATCGCCCGCGGCGACGCCGCGGCGATCCCGCTGCTGACCGACCTGTGCGATACGATGAAGGCCGGCTCGCTCTGCGCGCTCGGCGGCTTCACACCCTACCCGGTGATGTCGGCGCTGACCCATTTCCCCGACGACTTCGCGGTGATGCGGGAGGCGGCGGAATGA
- a CDS encoding formate dehydrogenase subunit gamma, whose protein sequence is MTSHDPQLVHRVREILNDHKGMEGPLLPILHAVQHAFGFVPQEAIPVIAAELQMTRAEVHGVVSFYHDYRDHPPAAHTVRLCRAEACQALGAERVAAHAKAKLGVDWHGQAHGVALEPVFCLGLCACGPAAQVDGKLVARLDEDKVDAILGGMI, encoded by the coding sequence ATGACGTCGCACGATCCGCAGCTTGTTCACCGTGTGAGGGAAATCCTCAACGATCACAAGGGCATGGAGGGGCCGTTGCTGCCCATCCTGCACGCGGTGCAGCACGCCTTCGGCTTTGTGCCGCAAGAGGCGATTCCGGTGATAGCCGCGGAACTGCAGATGACGCGGGCCGAGGTTCACGGCGTTGTAAGCTTCTACCACGATTACCGCGACCATCCGCCGGCGGCCCATACGGTGCGGCTGTGCCGGGCCGAGGCCTGCCAGGCACTTGGGGCCGAGCGTGTGGCCGCCCATGCCAAGGCCAAGCTGGGCGTGGACTGGCACGGTCAGGCGCATGGCGTCGCGCTGGAGCCGGTGTTCTGCCTGGGACTTTGCGCCTGCGGGCCGGCGGCGCAGGTCGATGGCAAGCTGGTGGCCCGGCTGGATGAAGACAAGGTCGATGCGATCCTTGGGGGGATGATCTGA
- a CDS encoding LysR family transcriptional regulator, whose protein sequence is MIDKLEMFLALANTRHFGRAAEACGVTQPTLSSAIRQLEDQLGLQLVFRGSRFQGLTPEGQRVLDWARRIVGDMRAMKDEMRAVRSGLSGNLRIGVIPTALPMVADLSAPFLARHPNVRISWLSRTSAEILAGIERLELDAGITYLDNEPLGRVTQVALYTEFYRFLCAPGTVLAGRAQVTWSEVAEQPLCLLTGDMQNRRIVNQLLADVGATVQAPVESNSTIALVAHVRTGLWGSIVPTKLAQMFTGGAGLVAIPIVEPEAEHSVGLIAAARDPQTPVIAALLDEAGRLARR, encoded by the coding sequence ATGATCGACAAGCTGGAAATGTTCCTGGCGCTTGCCAATACGCGCCATTTCGGCCGGGCGGCGGAAGCCTGCGGCGTGACGCAGCCCACGCTGTCCAGCGCGATCCGCCAGCTGGAGGATCAGTTGGGCCTGCAGCTGGTGTTCCGCGGCTCGCGCTTTCAGGGGCTGACGCCCGAGGGCCAGCGCGTGCTGGACTGGGCGCGGCGCATCGTGGGCGACATGCGCGCGATGAAGGACGAGATGCGGGCGGTGCGGTCGGGCCTGTCGGGCAACCTGCGCATCGGGGTCATTCCCACGGCGCTGCCCATGGTGGCCGACCTGTCGGCGCCCTTCCTGGCGCGGCATCCCAACGTGCGGATTTCCTGGCTGTCGCGCACGTCGGCCGAGATCCTGGCCGGGATCGAGCGGCTGGAGCTGGATGCCGGCATCACTTACCTGGACAATGAGCCGCTCGGGCGGGTGACGCAGGTGGCGCTGTATACCGAGTTCTACCGCTTTCTCTGCGCCCCCGGCACGGTGCTGGCGGGGCGGGCGCAGGTGACATGGTCGGAGGTAGCGGAACAGCCGCTGTGCCTGCTGACCGGCGACATGCAGAACCGGCGGATCGTGAACCAGTTGCTGGCCGATGTGGGCGCGACCGTGCAGGCGCCCGTGGAATCCAATTCGACCATCGCGCTGGTGGCGCATGTGCGCACGGGGCTTTGGGGGTCGATCGTGCCGACGAAGCTGGCGCAGATGTTCACCGGCGGCGCGGGGCTGGTGGCGATTCCCATCGTGGAACCGGAGGCGGAACATTCCGTGGGCCTGATCGCCGCGGCGCGAGACCCGCAGACGCCGGTGATTGCGGCGCTGCTGGACGAGGCGGGGCGGCTGGCCCGTCGATAG